In one Phycisphaerales bacterium genomic region, the following are encoded:
- a CDS encoding pitrilysin family protein yields the protein MTTTITTRTLRCGMPLIVEPMSGVRSAAMCWLLPAGSAYDPADKEGLSTMWAELLLRGAGPRSSREHADAADRLGASRATELGTYTMRVGSTMLGERFLDTLPLIVDMVLRPRMDEDAVEPCRDLALQSLASLKDDPQERAMLLARSRHHAAPFNRSGMGTEEGLNSLSREDLADGWSSLAKPGRAIFAAAGAVDPDAIERALNDLLNGWSGNTEEPRPTSPPTRGYAHETDESNQVQIILAHDAPPEPAPECVLERLAVSVLSGGMSGRLFSEVREKRGLCYSVSAGYRADRDYGVVTAYVGTTPERAQESLDVLVGELNRLNEGAGAVTPDEFKRAKVGMKSGLVFSGESTGSRAVALASDQRKLGRPRSLEELARQIDAVTLDQLNGYLATRRLGKVTIQTLGPRELKSPV from the coding sequence ATGACAACCACGATCACCACTCGCACGCTCCGCTGTGGCATGCCCCTCATCGTCGAGCCGATGAGCGGCGTCCGTTCCGCCGCGATGTGCTGGCTCCTCCCCGCCGGGTCGGCGTACGACCCGGCCGACAAGGAGGGGCTCTCCACCATGTGGGCCGAGCTCCTGCTCCGCGGCGCTGGCCCGCGCTCCAGCCGCGAGCACGCTGACGCCGCGGACCGCCTCGGCGCCAGCCGCGCGACCGAGCTGGGCACCTACACGATGCGTGTGGGCTCGACCATGCTCGGCGAGCGCTTCCTCGACACGCTCCCGCTGATCGTGGACATGGTGCTGAGGCCTCGCATGGATGAAGACGCGGTGGAGCCCTGCCGCGACCTCGCGCTCCAGTCGCTCGCGTCACTCAAGGATGATCCGCAGGAGCGCGCGATGCTCCTGGCCCGCTCGCGCCACCACGCGGCCCCGTTCAATCGCAGCGGGATGGGCACCGAGGAAGGCCTGAACTCCCTGTCCCGTGAGGACTTAGCAGATGGCTGGAGCAGCCTCGCCAAGCCCGGTCGCGCCATCTTCGCGGCCGCGGGTGCGGTCGATCCAGATGCCATCGAGCGGGCCCTCAATGACCTGCTCAACGGCTGGTCGGGCAACACCGAGGAGCCCAGGCCAACATCGCCGCCCACTCGCGGGTATGCCCATGAGACGGACGAGAGCAACCAGGTGCAGATCATCCTCGCCCACGATGCACCCCCCGAGCCGGCGCCCGAGTGCGTCCTTGAGCGCCTCGCAGTGAGTGTTCTCTCGGGCGGGATGTCGGGCCGGCTCTTCAGTGAGGTGCGCGAGAAGCGCGGGCTGTGCTACTCGGTCTCGGCCGGGTACCGCGCGGACCGCGACTACGGCGTGGTCACCGCGTACGTCGGCACCACGCCCGAGCGCGCTCAGGAGTCGCTCGATGTACTCGTTGGCGAGCTCAACCGCCTCAACGAGGGCGCGGGAGCGGTGACGCCCGACGAGTTCAAGCGCGCCAAGGTGGGGATGAAGTCGGGCCTGGTGTTCAGTGGGGAGTCGACGGGGTCCCGGGCGGTGGCCCTGGCCTCGGACCAGCGGAAGCTGGGCAGGCCCCGCTCCCTGGAGGAGCTGGCCCGCCAGATCGATGCCGTAACTCTTGATCAGCTCAATGGTTATCTTGCGACCAGGCGGCTGGGAAAAGTGACCATCCAGACCCTGGGGCCGCGAGAGCTGAAGTCGCCGGTCTGA
- the dnaB gene encoding replicative DNA helicase, whose protein sequence is MDATAPTNGRSRRNFNRLEQVSVKDLFDRQPPQALEAEMSLLGSIILDPGVIPDVISLIKGAGDFYKVQHAEIYKAVLDVYDQRNTGDLVQIVDLLRDRNVLDQVGGADYLVELANCVPTAVNAPHFARIVAEKAKLRRLIDAAGQILYDAYHVGELGPEGAREVLDKAEMAVFEIAQESSTADPQSLADLLQIEIDRIMVAERDGWPMTGVKSGYTDLDDLLRGFQPGELIILAARPSMGKTAFSLNLAEQIAMGGTAVLGAPPTNSVPVGFFSLEMSKNAIVQRLISARSGVSSQHLRGGHSISKADLDRLGQAADDLKHAPIYIDDMPSMTVLTLRARARRMVAQYGVKVIMIDYLQLMTAPGAARESRQVEVSTISRGVKALARELNVPVICLAQLNRASEQREGNRPRMADLRESGSIEQDADVILLLHREDYYHVQDEQWKIENPDKVGVAEIIVAKQRNGPTDIVKLMWDSKTTRFKNLDQHSQPPGGYPFDDVGYSSPSQAAAKFPAGPGKGAIEAKPWTQAFTPPPFDADPPPAPAAPRPSSAFGARPKTGPAENHRDGGGSDQRPVFEEEEGL, encoded by the coding sequence ATGGACGCCACCGCCCCAACCAACGGCCGCTCCCGCCGCAACTTCAACCGCCTCGAGCAGGTCTCGGTGAAGGACCTGTTCGACCGCCAGCCGCCCCAGGCCCTTGAGGCCGAGATGTCGCTGCTGGGGTCGATCATCCTCGACCCGGGCGTCATCCCCGACGTGATCAGCCTGATCAAGGGGGCAGGCGACTTCTACAAGGTGCAGCACGCCGAGATCTATAAGGCGGTGCTCGACGTCTACGACCAGCGCAACACCGGCGACCTCGTGCAGATCGTGGACCTGCTCCGCGACCGCAACGTGCTCGATCAGGTCGGCGGCGCCGATTACCTCGTCGAGCTCGCCAACTGCGTGCCCACGGCGGTGAACGCCCCGCACTTCGCACGCATCGTTGCCGAGAAGGCCAAGCTCCGCCGCCTCATCGACGCCGCGGGGCAGATCCTCTACGACGCCTACCACGTCGGCGAGCTCGGGCCCGAGGGCGCCCGCGAGGTGCTGGACAAGGCCGAGATGGCGGTGTTCGAGATCGCGCAGGAGTCATCGACCGCCGACCCGCAGTCGCTGGCCGACCTGCTGCAGATCGAGATCGACCGCATCATGGTGGCCGAGCGCGACGGCTGGCCAATGACCGGCGTCAAGAGCGGCTACACCGACCTCGACGACCTGCTCCGCGGCTTCCAGCCCGGCGAGCTGATTATCCTGGCCGCCCGTCCCTCGATGGGCAAGACCGCGTTCTCGCTGAACCTCGCCGAGCAGATCGCCATGGGCGGCACCGCCGTCCTTGGCGCCCCGCCCACCAACTCCGTGCCGGTCGGGTTCTTCAGCCTGGAGATGTCCAAGAACGCCATCGTGCAGCGTCTCATCTCCGCGCGGTCGGGCGTGAGCAGCCAGCACCTGCGCGGCGGTCACTCCATCAGCAAGGCCGACCTCGACCGCCTGGGACAGGCCGCGGACGACCTCAAGCACGCGCCGATCTACATCGACGACATGCCGAGCATGACGGTGCTGACGCTGCGTGCACGGGCCCGCCGCATGGTGGCCCAGTATGGCGTCAAGGTCATCATGATCGACTACCTCCAGCTGATGACCGCGCCCGGCGCGGCCCGCGAGAGCCGGCAGGTGGAAGTGTCGACCATCTCACGCGGCGTCAAGGCCCTCGCCCGCGAGCTGAACGTGCCGGTTATCTGCCTCGCGCAGCTCAACCGCGCGAGCGAGCAGCGCGAGGGCAACCGCCCGCGCATGGCCGACCTCCGCGAGTCGGGCTCCATCGAGCAGGACGCCGACGTGATCCTGCTGCTGCACCGTGAGGACTACTACCACGTGCAGGACGAGCAGTGGAAGATCGAGAACCCCGACAAGGTCGGCGTGGCGGAGATCATCGTCGCCAAGCAGCGAAACGGCCCGACCGACATCGTGAAGCTCATGTGGGACAGCAAGACCACCCGCTTCAAGAACCTCGACCAGCACAGCCAGCCGCCGGGCGGGTACCCCTTCGACGATGTGGGCTACTCGTCCCCCTCACAGGCCGCGGCCAAGTTCCCCGCCGGCCCCGGCAAGGGCGCGATCGAGGCCAAGCCCTGGACCCAGGCGTTCACCCCGCCGCCATTCGACGCCGACCCCCCGCCCGCGCCCGCCGCCCCGCGCCCAAGCAGCGCGTTCGGCGCACGCCCCAAGACCGGCCCCGCGGAGAACCACCGCGACGGCGGCGGCTCGGACCAGCGCCCTGTGTTCGAGGAAGAAGAAGGTCTCTAA
- a CDS encoding metallophosphoesterase, translating to MFRFILFAILAADILWWWRADYLARRAGRVWLRVAVAVFMGVQLGMIGWIFASRLMGAAMPHPPTLIMTTVYLWHLLILPVLIVVMVPWHAVRRVVKAYRSHRTHRSDRTQTAEPEQAGALPPLTRRGFITAAVAAPPLATLALTGYSRARLQHFRVRPMTIEIASLPRELDGLTIAHVSDVHVGTFTDDRLLRKIVEATNQLAPDLILLPGDLINNRLADLPAALDAVTAMQPRHATLMCVGNHDLIENGQEFIRRTKERTPLLVNESAAIRINGRDVQVLGLPWRRSDDQISESVADIARKVQPGAFPILLAHHPHAFDEAARQGLPLTLSGHTHGGQLMANENIGFGPLMYRYWTGLYRKPEHDNAALVVSNGVGHWYPIRLSAPAEIIHITLRCV from the coding sequence ATGTTCCGGTTCATCCTCTTCGCCATCCTCGCGGCCGACATTCTCTGGTGGTGGCGGGCCGACTACCTGGCCCGGCGTGCCGGGCGCGTGTGGCTGCGCGTGGCGGTCGCGGTGTTCATGGGCGTGCAGCTGGGCATGATCGGCTGGATCTTCGCCTCGCGCCTGATGGGCGCGGCCATGCCGCACCCGCCCACGCTCATTATGACCACGGTCTACCTGTGGCACCTGCTGATCCTGCCGGTGCTGATCGTGGTGATGGTGCCGTGGCACGCGGTGCGGAGGGTGGTGAAGGCGTATAGGAGCCATAGGACTCATAGGAGCGATAGGACTCAAACGGCGGAGCCGGAACAGGCCGGTGCGCTGCCGCCGCTCACGCGTCGCGGCTTCATTACTGCGGCGGTGGCCGCGCCGCCGCTGGCGACACTCGCGCTCACCGGCTACTCGCGGGCCCGGCTCCAGCACTTCCGCGTCCGGCCGATGACCATTGAGATCGCGTCGCTGCCGCGCGAGCTTGATGGCCTGACGATCGCCCACGTTTCCGATGTGCACGTCGGCACGTTCACCGACGATCGCCTGCTCCGCAAGATCGTCGAAGCCACCAACCAGCTCGCCCCCGACCTGATCCTGCTGCCCGGCGACCTCATCAACAACCGGCTGGCCGATTTACCCGCAGCCCTCGACGCCGTCACGGCCATGCAGCCGCGGCACGCGACACTCATGTGCGTGGGCAACCACGACCTCATTGAGAACGGCCAGGAGTTCATCCGCCGCACGAAGGAGCGGACGCCGCTGCTGGTCAATGAGTCCGCGGCCATCCGCATCAATGGTCGCGATGTGCAGGTCCTGGGCCTCCCGTGGCGCCGCAGCGACGACCAGATCAGTGAGTCGGTCGCCGACATTGCCCGCAAGGTGCAGCCGGGCGCGTTCCCGATCCTGCTCGCCCACCACCCGCACGCGTTCGATGAGGCGGCGCGGCAGGGCCTCCCGCTCACGCTCAGCGGCCACACGCACGGCGGGCAGCTGATGGCGAACGAGAACATCGGCTTTGGGCCGCTGATGTACCGCTACTGGACGGGGCTCTACCGCAAGCCCGAGCACGACAACGCGGCCCTGGTGGTCAGTAACGGCGTGGGCCACTGGTACCCGATCCGGCTGAGCGCTCCGGCGGAGATCATCCATATCACCCTGCGGTGTGTGTAA
- a CDS encoding sigma-70 family RNA polymerase sigma factor, translating to MGCFVDICLDRCMPDTPTFPGPSPHTSRGDVTVLLSRAQKGDRKATEELFPVVYGELRDLAERFLAGERRNHTLQPTALVNEAYLRLVGPEASWESRAHFFGAAATAIRRILTDHARTRDRLKRGGGKKAVPLENVDVAADDEQHDLIGLDEALTALAKLDEQKSRVVELRFFGGLSIEQTATVLGVSPSTVVRDWQFAKVWLHRELTKDD from the coding sequence ATGGGGTGCTTTGTCGACATCTGCCTTGACCGCTGCATGCCCGACACCCCGACATTCCCGGGCCCGTCACCACACACGTCCCGCGGCGACGTGACGGTCCTGCTGTCGCGCGCCCAGAAAGGCGACCGCAAGGCCACGGAAGAGCTGTTCCCGGTGGTGTACGGCGAGCTGCGGGACCTCGCCGAGCGGTTTCTGGCCGGGGAGCGGCGGAACCACACCCTCCAGCCGACCGCGCTGGTGAACGAGGCGTACCTGCGGCTGGTGGGGCCCGAGGCGTCCTGGGAGAGCCGGGCGCACTTCTTCGGTGCGGCGGCGACGGCGATCCGGCGGATCCTGACCGACCACGCCCGCACCCGCGACCGGCTCAAGCGCGGCGGGGGCAAGAAGGCCGTACCGCTGGAGAACGTGGATGTTGCCGCGGACGACGAGCAGCATGACCTGATCGGCCTTGACGAGGCGCTGACCGCGCTGGCCAAACTCGACGAGCAGAAGTCGCGGGTGGTGGAACTGCGGTTCTTCGGCGGGCTGTCGATCGAGCAGACGGCGACCGTGCTCGGGGTGTCGCCGAGCACGGTGGTGCGGGACTGGCAGTTCGCCAAGGTGTGGCTGCACCGCGAGCTGACGAAGGACGACTGA
- a CDS encoding glycosyltransferase has translation MRIVHFLKSIDLKGGGVTRAVLDLCTGMTERGHELVLLTGEDDDVDAAWKVPRGGDAWELAARGTPACVHIPVRDLRRELKGHKGYKLGPDFPTHYVPRAGREAARAVIERADVLHLHGPWASPNLQLARIARKVGVPYVLTAHGMLDDWCMNEHAARKKIYHRLFSRSLLENAIAVHCTAQGEAEQSSKLFPRGRAAVVPLLVDMSPFRALPGPELARAQFPQLNLPGAKLLCISRLNKVKGLERVLRAAATLKQNGQALQLIFAGPADPADYADVLRARAKELGLGDNLHLLGMVGGVEKISLYQAADVYVQPSIHENFGLSLVESLAAGTPIITAKGVNIWPELHASGGAVIVENSLNPQPTDDEGELRLAIASLLADPARRAAMGAAGRRWALELLDQDRTVAAYEAMYRGEPVGTPPPSPMPARRTGVSLSSAKAKSQGERA, from the coding sequence GTGCGGATCGTCCACTTCCTCAAGTCCATCGACCTCAAGGGCGGCGGTGTCACGCGGGCCGTGCTCGACCTGTGCACCGGGATGACCGAGCGGGGGCACGAGCTGGTGCTGCTCACCGGCGAGGACGACGACGTCGATGCTGCATGGAAGGTGCCGCGGGGCGGCGACGCGTGGGAGTTGGCGGCCAGGGGCACGCCGGCGTGCGTGCACATCCCGGTGCGCGACCTGCGACGCGAGCTCAAGGGGCACAAGGGCTACAAGCTGGGGCCTGACTTCCCCACGCACTACGTGCCTCGTGCCGGTCGCGAGGCCGCGCGTGCGGTGATCGAGCGCGCGGACGTCCTGCACCTGCACGGCCCCTGGGCCAGCCCCAACCTCCAGCTCGCACGCATCGCCCGCAAGGTGGGCGTGCCGTACGTGCTCACCGCCCACGGCATGCTCGACGACTGGTGCATGAACGAGCACGCCGCCCGCAAGAAGATCTACCACCGTTTGTTCAGCCGCTCGCTGCTCGAGAACGCGATCGCGGTGCACTGCACGGCGCAGGGGGAGGCGGAGCAGTCTTCAAAGCTGTTCCCGCGCGGGAGGGCAGCCGTGGTGCCGCTGCTGGTGGACATGTCGCCCTTTCGGGCGCTGCCCGGGCCAGAGCTTGCCCGCGCCCAGTTCCCGCAGCTAAACCTGCCCGGCGCGAAGCTGCTGTGCATTTCCCGCCTCAACAAGGTGAAGGGCCTGGAGCGCGTCCTGCGGGCCGCGGCCACGCTCAAGCAGAACGGGCAGGCGTTGCAGCTCATCTTCGCCGGTCCCGCCGACCCCGCGGACTACGCCGATGTGCTCCGCGCCCGGGCGAAGGAGCTTGGGCTGGGGGACAACCTGCACCTGCTAGGCATGGTGGGGGGCGTCGAAAAGATCTCGCTGTACCAGGCGGCCGATGTGTACGTGCAGCCGTCCATCCACGAGAACTTCGGGCTGTCGCTGGTCGAGTCACTCGCCGCCGGTACGCCGATCATCACCGCCAAGGGCGTGAACATCTGGCCCGAGCTACACGCGAGCGGCGGGGCGGTGATCGTGGAGAACTCGCTGAACCCCCAGCCCACCGATGATGAGGGTGAGTTGCGACTGGCGATCGCGAGCCTGCTCGCAGACCCGGCGCGCCGTGCCGCCATGGGCGCGGCGGGCCGCCGCTGGGCCCTTGAGCTACTGGACCAGGACCGCACCGTGGCTGCCTACGAGGCGATGTACCGCGGTGAGCCCGTTGGCACCCCCCCGCCATCGCCGATGCCGGCCCGCCGCACCGGTGTCTCCCTCAGCTCCGCCAAGGCGAAGTCCCAGGGCGAGCGGGCGTGA
- a CDS encoding serine/threonine-protein kinase, whose protein sequence is MDSTRLKRAEQVYFEVAGLPADQRPGAVARACGSDTELRAEVESLLAHAGAAEEFLEEPALGTDFRLLGTLDASPDAMAGKVVGQFRIDERIASGGMGTVYRGLRADAEFEQQVAIKLVKRGMDSEEIVRRFRAERRTLAALDHPNIARLIDGGMTPDGQPYLVMEFVPGLPIDEYCDQRSLNTHERLELFLKVCDAVRYAHQNLVVHRDLKPGNILVTEERVPKLLDFGIAKVLNQGSPADVTTVEERRLTPEYASPEQVAGQTITTSSDVYSLGVILYELLTGHRPYVFRSRTTAEVERIVCEQDPPAPSTAVLKVQTRLSTGGAPERQITPEAVSQVREGSPDRLRRRLKGDLDNIVMMALRKDPARRYASVEQLALDIRRYLADLPVSARRETPGYLVGKFVKRNAWGVSVGAAAAVVAVAAFFFIRHQRDEAYAARDQAERIADFMQQVLGAVDAGNANALSADVKVTDILESASSRSLAAFQGNPRILAAVQSTIGRAYLGLGKYEKAEHHIRYGMNLREQHLPEGHHDIAESKIDLAHFYYIKDDYGRAEELLRQALATHERLRGEDNQDTARVWNDLGAVLRAQGKVEDAEQAHRRALQIRERLAETDPGAREAVAESYNNLSAVLAARNDLEGAISMMQRALALRRELLPADHPMVAQARGNLAVMMAKKGRAQGDQALLRQGIALMEENNAVEERVLGGTHPQFARSIATLAAMHAAAGDIPKAEQQMRRAVDIRKLKVEPGEVDVWMMQYQLASLLTRQKKYEEAEPLYIEALTNLSETLPAAQEVRALVTQELRILYERTNRPEKAAALKPMGG, encoded by the coding sequence ATGGACTCCACGCGGCTCAAGCGCGCCGAGCAGGTGTACTTCGAGGTCGCGGGCCTGCCGGCGGATCAGCGCCCGGGCGCGGTGGCGCGGGCGTGCGGGTCGGATACAGAGCTGCGAGCGGAGGTCGAATCGCTGCTCGCGCACGCCGGCGCCGCCGAGGAGTTCCTCGAAGAGCCGGCGCTGGGCACCGACTTCCGCCTGCTGGGCACCCTCGACGCCAGCCCCGACGCCATGGCCGGCAAGGTCGTCGGGCAGTTCCGCATCGACGAGCGGATCGCTTCCGGCGGCATGGGCACGGTCTACCGCGGCCTGCGGGCCGACGCCGAGTTCGAGCAGCAGGTCGCCATCAAGCTCGTCAAGCGCGGCATGGACAGCGAGGAGATCGTCCGCCGCTTCCGCGCTGAACGTCGCACCCTCGCGGCCCTTGACCACCCCAACATCGCGCGCCTGATCGACGGCGGCATGACACCCGACGGGCAGCCGTACCTGGTCATGGAGTTTGTGCCGGGGCTGCCGATCGACGAGTACTGCGATCAGCGCTCGCTGAACACGCACGAGCGGCTGGAGCTGTTCCTGAAGGTGTGCGACGCGGTGCGGTACGCGCACCAGAACCTGGTGGTGCACCGCGACCTCAAACCCGGCAACATCCTCGTGACCGAGGAGCGCGTGCCCAAGCTGCTGGACTTCGGCATCGCCAAGGTGCTCAACCAGGGCTCACCCGCGGACGTGACGACTGTTGAGGAGCGGCGGCTGACCCCCGAGTACGCCAGCCCCGAGCAGGTCGCGGGGCAGACCATCACCACCAGCAGTGACGTCTACTCGCTGGGGGTCATCCTGTACGAACTGCTGACCGGGCATAGGCCCTACGTCTTCCGCTCCCGCACCACCGCCGAAGTCGAGCGCATCGTCTGCGAGCAGGACCCGCCCGCGCCCAGCACCGCGGTCCTCAAAGTGCAGACCCGCCTCAGCACGGGCGGTGCCCCCGAGCGGCAGATCACCCCCGAGGCCGTGAGCCAGGTGCGTGAGGGCTCGCCCGACCGCCTGCGCCGGCGGCTCAAGGGCGATCTGGACAACATCGTGATGATGGCGCTGCGGAAGGATCCGGCACGCCGCTACGCCTCGGTGGAGCAGCTGGCCCTGGACATCCGCCGCTACCTGGCCGACCTGCCGGTTTCGGCCCGGCGGGAGACTCCGGGGTACCTTGTCGGCAAGTTCGTGAAGCGCAACGCGTGGGGCGTGAGCGTGGGCGCGGCGGCGGCGGTGGTCGCGGTAGCGGCGTTCTTCTTCATCCGTCACCAGCGCGACGAGGCCTATGCCGCCCGCGATCAGGCCGAGCGCATCGCCGACTTCATGCAGCAGGTGCTGGGCGCGGTCGATGCGGGCAACGCCAATGCCCTCTCGGCCGACGTCAAAGTCACCGACATCCTTGAATCCGCATCCTCCCGCTCGCTCGCCGCATTCCAGGGCAACCCGCGCATCCTCGCGGCGGTGCAGAGCACCATCGGGCGGGCGTACCTGGGCCTCGGGAAGTACGAGAAGGCCGAGCACCACATCCGCTACGGAATGAACCTGCGGGAGCAGCACCTCCCCGAGGGCCACCACGACATCGCCGAGAGCAAAATCGACCTTGCCCACTTCTACTACATCAAGGACGACTACGGCAGGGCCGAGGAACTGCTGCGGCAGGCGCTGGCGACTCACGAACGGCTCCGCGGTGAGGACAACCAGGACACCGCCCGCGTATGGAACGACCTCGGGGCCGTGCTGCGTGCTCAGGGCAAAGTCGAGGACGCCGAGCAGGCGCACCGGCGTGCCCTCCAGATACGCGAGCGCCTCGCCGAGACCGACCCGGGCGCCCGCGAGGCGGTAGCGGAGAGCTACAACAACCTCTCGGCGGTCCTCGCCGCCCGTAACGACCTGGAAGGCGCGATCAGCATGATGCAGCGGGCACTGGCGCTGCGGCGCGAGCTGCTGCCGGCGGACCACCCGATGGTCGCCCAGGCCCGCGGCAATCTGGCGGTCATGATGGCCAAGAAGGGGCGGGCCCAGGGCGATCAGGCGCTGCTGCGGCAGGGCATCGCCCTGATGGAAGAGAACAACGCCGTCGAAGAGCGGGTGCTGGGCGGGACGCACCCGCAGTTCGCCCGCTCTATCGCCACACTCGCGGCCATGCACGCCGCCGCCGGGGACATCCCAAAGGCCGAGCAGCAGATGAGGCGCGCGGTTGATATCCGCAAGCTGAAGGTGGAACCCGGCGAGGTCGACGTGTGGATGATGCAGTACCAGCTGGCGAGCCTGCTCACGCGTCAGAAGAAGTACGAGGAGGCCGAGCCGCTGTACATCGAGGCGCTCACCAACCTCAGCGAGACCCTACCGGCCGCGCAGGAGGTGCGGGCCCTGGTCACGCAGGAACTGCGGATCCTGTACGAGCGCACGAACCGCCCCGAAAAGGCCGCGGCCCTGAAGCCCATGGGCGGCTGA
- a CDS encoding amidohydrolase family protein encodes MSARPTNLREAHAHLPWHARALSMVRLDACTSAGECLDLLAARAATLAPDEWLMAVAARVQAWEEGAWPPLAALNKASGGHPCVVMSFDLHSAMANTKALDLSGVLQSTPAGGVVCTDNRGQPSGVLLEAAAQRAFQSAPEPTREQWRGLLPFALQDLARHGFTEVHDLLAPAWLGPMLAAIDRRGELPLSVRLFVPYAELGRALAERSGWTTDRVSLAGAKLFADGTLNSRTAHVLTPCADPLPDHPHGTIITDTATLQRAIEETARLGMQLAVHAIGDAAVRSVLDAAEGALSALRSYVRHGRLGHERARAGHVRIEHCELIDEADVPRFAQLGVTASVQPCHLLADIEALRRYFPHRLQRVLPLRELIDAGLEPGRTLIFGSDVPVVRPDPEDSIHAAVYRRREGMGEGEAIAPAHAITEAEAWACFRPAYPLTS; translated from the coding sequence GTGAGCGCGCGCCCGACGAACCTCCGCGAGGCCCACGCCCACCTCCCATGGCACGCTCGCGCACTCTCGATGGTCCGGCTCGACGCCTGCACGAGCGCTGGCGAATGCCTGGACCTGCTCGCTGCGCGGGCGGCGACACTCGCGCCCGACGAATGGCTGATGGCGGTTGCCGCACGTGTGCAGGCGTGGGAGGAGGGTGCGTGGCCACCCTTGGCCGCGCTCAACAAGGCGAGCGGCGGTCACCCGTGCGTGGTGATGTCCTTCGACCTTCACAGCGCGATGGCGAACACCAAGGCGCTCGATCTCTCGGGCGTGCTCCAATCAACGCCCGCCGGCGGCGTGGTGTGCACGGACAATCGCGGTCAACCCTCGGGCGTGCTGCTCGAAGCTGCGGCCCAGCGCGCCTTCCAGTCCGCGCCGGAGCCGACGAGGGAGCAGTGGCGTGGGTTGCTCCCGTTCGCACTACAGGACCTTGCCAGGCATGGGTTTACGGAAGTGCACGACCTGCTCGCCCCGGCATGGCTGGGGCCGATGCTCGCGGCCATTGACCGTCGCGGAGAACTGCCGCTCAGTGTGCGGCTGTTCGTTCCATACGCGGAGCTTGGCCGCGCACTGGCCGAGCGCAGCGGGTGGACCACGGACCGCGTGTCGCTCGCTGGCGCCAAGCTCTTCGCAGACGGAACGCTCAACAGCCGCACCGCCCACGTGCTCACGCCCTGCGCGGACCCTCTCCCAGATCACCCCCACGGCACCATTATCACTGATACTGCAACCCTCCAGCGCGCCATCGAGGAAACCGCTCGCCTGGGGATGCAGCTCGCCGTGCACGCCATCGGCGATGCCGCCGTGCGGAGCGTGCTCGATGCCGCGGAGGGCGCGCTGTCAGCACTCCGTTCGTATGTGAGACACGGGCGCCTCGGGCACGAGCGCGCCAGGGCAGGCCACGTCCGCATCGAGCACTGCGAACTGATCGACGAAGCCGACGTGCCCCGCTTCGCGCAGCTTGGCGTCACCGCCAGCGTGCAGCCCTGCCACTTACTGGCCGATATCGAGGCTCTTAGGCGCTACTTCCCGCACCGGCTCCAACGTGTGCTGCCGCTCCGCGAGCTGATCGATGCCGGCCTGGAGCCCGGACGCACGCTCATCTTCGGCAGCGACGTCCCCGTCGTGCGGCCCGACCCGGAGGACAGCATCCATGCCGCGGTCTACCGGCGACGCGAGGGCATGGGCGAGGGAGAGGCCATCGCCCCCGCGCATGCGATCACCGAGGCAGAGGCATGGGCCTGCTTCCGCCCCGCGTACCCACTCACTTCTTGA